A stretch of the Desulfobacter sp. genome encodes the following:
- a CDS encoding protein-glutamate O-methyltransferase CheR, translating to MNSIVLSKKQFNELKDMVYALSGIYLHEGKLELLKSKLAKRMRMTKKNFKDYLHYLKTNENEVIEFIDTVTTNHSFFFRENKSIAHIVNQLNTWPAAGKRPFKIWCAACSTGDEPYTIAIQLAAIGRPFSILATDISHSVLATATRGIYRTDKLKNVPTSLIRRYFQQGSGKFKGFVRIKKEIAAHIRFERFNLVTDSPPPDKFDAVSCRNVMIYFDMSTSEKVVNKLYHSIRHQGYFAIGNAESLMNLNHKFKPIPKIPSLYLK from the coding sequence ATGAATTCCATAGTTCTTTCCAAAAAACAATTCAATGAATTAAAAGATATGGTCTATGCTCTGTCAGGTATCTATCTCCACGAGGGAAAGCTTGAACTCTTAAAATCCAAGCTGGCCAAACGGATGCGAATGACTAAAAAAAATTTCAAAGACTACCTGCACTATTTGAAAACCAATGAAAATGAAGTCATTGAGTTTATTGACACGGTGACCACAAACCACTCTTTTTTCTTCAGGGAAAATAAAAGTATTGCCCATATCGTCAACCAGCTCAACACCTGGCCTGCGGCCGGAAAAAGGCCGTTTAAAATCTGGTGTGCTGCCTGTTCCACCGGAGATGAGCCCTATACCATAGCCATCCAGCTGGCCGCTATAGGCCGCCCCTTTTCCATTCTGGCCACGGATATTTCCCATTCAGTCCTGGCAACAGCCACCCGGGGAATTTACAGAACAGACAAGCTAAAAAACGTTCCCACAAGCTTAATCCGCAGATATTTCCAACAAGGATCAGGCAAGTTCAAAGGATTTGTTCGAATTAAAAAAGAAATTGCAGCCCATATCCGGTTTGAGCGGTTTAACCTGGTCACGGATTCACCGCCCCCGGATAAATTTGACGCGGTGTCCTGTAGAAATGTGATGATTTATTTTGACATGAGCACCAGTGAAAAAGTGGTCAACAAACTCTACCACAGCATCCGGCACCAGGGATATTTTGCCATTGGCAATGCCGAAAGCCTCATGAACCTGAACCACAAGTTTAAACCCATCCCCAAAATTCCCAGCCTTTATCTCAAGTAA
- a CDS encoding response regulator, with product MLICIAALVLICVNTGFARDFMVSFVEENYKETSIPYSNTPKIYHSIQVKSNAGPKLLVLSGENLDYRKWLRQYIAQDKTFMVNVPENENDQFISAKVYEVDVTRVHPFNGAKWAPEEKVGSRSHGVRMLHGDRHIMVLDQNTKRSNLITSVINRMGYTAMISRNGEQALRLFRTQPEKFKMIITNHEIPGMKTEQFVNSLLKIDHQIPILVETGYNNERAREAFITKFSGAGTVTVKPVVLDNLQNTIKQLVKPVKAKG from the coding sequence ATGTTAATATGTATTGCGGCATTGGTTTTGATTTGTGTCAACACCGGTTTTGCCAGGGATTTTATGGTCTCTTTTGTGGAGGAAAATTACAAGGAAACATCCATACCCTATTCCAATACCCCAAAGATTTATCATTCCATCCAGGTGAAATCAAATGCCGGCCCTAAACTGCTGGTGCTTTCAGGTGAAAATTTAGATTACCGAAAATGGCTCCGTCAGTACATTGCCCAGGATAAAACCTTTATGGTCAATGTGCCGGAAAATGAGAATGATCAATTTATTTCAGCCAAGGTGTATGAGGTTGATGTGACACGGGTCCATCCGTTTAACGGGGCCAAATGGGCACCCGAAGAAAAGGTTGGCAGTCGTTCACATGGGGTGCGCATGCTTCACGGGGATCGCCACATCATGGTTCTTGACCAGAATACCAAGCGCAGCAATCTCATTACCTCTGTGATTAACCGCATGGGGTACACGGCCATGATTTCCAGAAACGGTGAACAGGCGTTGCGCCTTTTTCGCACCCAGCCTGAAAAATTTAAAATGATTATTACCAACCATGAGATCCCGGGCATGAAAACAGAACAATTTGTAAACAGCCTGCTTAAAATTGATCACCAGATTCCCATTCTCGTGGAAACCGGGTATAACAATGAAAGGGCCAGGGAAGCGTTTATAACAAAATTTTCAGGCGCAGGAACCGTGACCGTTAAACCCGTGGTATTGGATAATCTTCAGAACACCATCAAACAACTGGTCAAGCCAGTTAAGGCTAAGGGATGA